One Gemmatimonadota bacterium DNA window includes the following coding sequences:
- a CDS encoding tetratricopeptide repeat protein, with product MIRAARLLLLVSLLTIAGIRADAQAQDDDAIERAWEEGRAARQRYLDRIDELQREIARQKTRLFPAPADNEAEMLQKERILALGRLYAAVGQYDQAVDLLRDEARRTESTTGFETGRGLLARLYLLQGRYGEAETLLDAARFRQGRPPLATVRLAEMYFTTGRTTEGLELCRGVLADSRTDGPPNAPDLMAAGLATKYLELFHEANIFLAAATRIDPEYIDAYVAWGRLFLEKHNRTEAVAIFEDALKIDPDYPPALIGLAEAVADKQPGQAEAAARKALAINPGLTAGRHFLAGLHLTDEAYDDAIDELSGALEINPQAPGTHALLAAAHHAQGRRAEYEAARKRVLDINPSYGRLYEVIADLLARRYRFRESVEMGRRAIETDPALWSAYAGLGINLTRVGEVEEGRRMLERAFDKDPFNTRTYNTLELLDSFEDFETRESDRFTLKLHRDEDAVYGQMALDLLEEAHRTIAPRYGFVPDEPVLVEILPDNDDFMVRIAGVPGTGGLLGVCFGEVVVANSPQARPKGTFNWGQTLWHEYVHVIHLQQTRNRIPRWLAEGIAVYETRLARPEWDMDLRAEFAEAAVQGELLAVSELNRGFTRPKSPGQVVLSYYQASIVVEYIVDAHGFEAVRRMLDLYNGDRTTPEVIREALGLSMGDFDRAFAEYAERRIAGLRRVLRFKPPRDEKLTVAELDAMAAGNPESFYAHLMLGQALHAQKRYEEAIAPLERARSLYGHYTHPGNPHELLAAIYLAQENTEAAMKVLEALTAIDEDDIASCKTLAGLYAREGRRGDALRILERAVMIDPFDGEVRKMRGGAYERDGRANLAVPEYEAALAVETTDRVQAQYDLARAYLAAGRKDDARKAALKALEIAPGFEAAQEVLLQSLE from the coding sequence ATGATCCGAGCCGCCCGTTTACTCCTCCTCGTATCCCTGCTCACCATAGCGGGAATCCGCGCCGATGCGCAGGCCCAGGATGACGACGCGATAGAAAGAGCCTGGGAAGAAGGACGCGCGGCGCGCCAGCGCTACCTGGACCGGATCGACGAGCTTCAACGGGAAATCGCCAGGCAGAAAACCCGCCTGTTCCCGGCCCCTGCCGATAACGAAGCGGAGATGCTTCAAAAAGAGCGGATCCTGGCGCTGGGCAGGCTCTATGCCGCAGTCGGCCAGTACGATCAGGCCGTCGATCTCCTGCGTGACGAGGCGCGACGTACAGAATCGACGACTGGCTTCGAAACGGGCCGGGGACTGCTGGCCAGACTGTACCTCCTTCAGGGACGATACGGGGAGGCGGAGACTTTGCTGGACGCCGCCCGGTTTCGACAGGGCAGGCCGCCCCTGGCTACCGTGCGGCTCGCGGAAATGTATTTCACGACGGGCAGGACCACGGAAGGCCTCGAACTTTGCCGCGGAGTCCTCGCAGACAGCAGAACGGATGGTCCGCCGAACGCACCGGACCTGATGGCCGCGGGACTCGCCACGAAGTACCTGGAGTTGTTTCACGAGGCCAACATTTTCCTGGCCGCGGCGACCCGGATCGACCCCGAGTACATTGACGCCTACGTGGCGTGGGGGCGCCTCTTCCTCGAAAAGCACAACCGCACGGAGGCGGTTGCCATCTTCGAAGACGCGCTGAAGATCGACCCCGACTACCCGCCGGCGCTGATCGGCCTGGCGGAAGCGGTGGCGGACAAGCAACCGGGGCAGGCGGAGGCCGCGGCGCGGAAGGCACTCGCAATCAACCCCGGATTGACGGCGGGGCGCCATTTCCTGGCGGGTCTCCACCTGACGGACGAAGCCTATGATGATGCGATCGACGAGTTGTCCGGGGCCCTCGAGATCAACCCGCAAGCGCCCGGGACCCACGCCCTCCTGGCCGCCGCCCACCACGCGCAGGGCCGACGGGCCGAGTACGAAGCCGCCCGGAAGCGCGTCCTCGACATCAATCCCTCCTACGGCCGGCTCTACGAGGTCATCGCCGACCTGCTCGCGCGGCGCTACCGGTTCCGGGAGTCCGTGGAGATGGGCCGACGGGCAATCGAAACCGACCCTGCCCTCTGGTCGGCCTATGCCGGACTGGGGATCAATCTGACCCGCGTCGGCGAGGTGGAGGAGGGGCGGCGGATGTTGGAACGGGCCTTCGACAAAGACCCCTTCAACACCCGGACCTACAATACGCTGGAACTGCTCGATTCCTTTGAAGATTTCGAGACCCGGGAGAGCGATCGGTTCACGCTGAAGCTGCACCGGGACGAGGACGCCGTTTACGGACAAATGGCCCTGGATCTGCTGGAAGAAGCCCACCGGACGATCGCGCCGCGATACGGTTTCGTACCGGACGAGCCGGTGCTCGTCGAGATCCTGCCCGACAATGACGACTTCATGGTGCGTATCGCCGGCGTTCCGGGAACCGGTGGCCTCCTCGGGGTCTGTTTCGGAGAGGTGGTGGTGGCCAATTCACCCCAGGCCCGACCGAAGGGGACGTTCAACTGGGGGCAGACGCTCTGGCACGAATACGTCCACGTCATCCACCTTCAGCAGACGCGGAACCGCATCCCCCGCTGGCTGGCGGAAGGCATCGCCGTCTACGAGACGCGCCTGGCCCGCCCGGAATGGGACATGGATCTGAGGGCGGAATTCGCGGAGGCGGCGGTCCAGGGCGAATTGCTGGCCGTCAGCGAGTTGAACCGGGGTTTCACCCGGCCGAAATCACCGGGCCAGGTCGTCCTGTCCTACTACCAGGCCTCCATCGTCGTCGAATACATCGTGGACGCCCACGGATTCGAGGCGGTCCGGCGCATGCTGGATCTGTACAACGGGGATCGGACCACCCCTGAAGTCATTCGCGAGGCACTGGGCCTGTCCATGGGCGACTTCGACCGGGCATTCGCGGAATATGCCGAAAGGCGAATCGCCGGGCTCCGGCGCGTCCTGCGGTTCAAGCCGCCGCGGGACGAGAAGTTGACCGTGGCTGAACTGGACGCGATGGCCGCCGGCAACCCGGAGAGCTTCTACGCCCACCTGATGCTGGGCCAGGCGTTGCACGCGCAGAAACGATACGAAGAAGCCATCGCGCCGCTTGAACGCGCCAGGTCCCTCTACGGGCATTACACCCATCCCGGCAATCCCCATGAATTGCTGGCGGCCATTTACCTCGCGCAGGAAAACACGGAAGCGGCGATGAAGGTCCTCGAGGCGCTTACCGCCATCGACGAGGACGACATCGCGTCCTGCAAGACGCTGGCCGGGCTCTACGCTCGGGAGGGGCGGCGCGGGGACGCGCTCCGCATCCTGGAACGCGCCGTCATGATCGATCCCTTCGACGGAGAGGTCCGCAAGATGCGCGGCGGCGCGTACGAACGGGATGGAAGGGCGAACCTCGCCGTGCCGGAGTACGAGGCCGCGCTGGCGGTAGAAACCACCGACCGGGTCCAGGCGCAGTACGACCTGGCCCGCGCGTACCTGGCGGCGGGACGAAAGGATGACGCCAGGAAGGCCGCGCTGAAGGCCCTGGAAATCGCGCCCGGCTTCGAAGCTGCCCAAGAGGTGCTTCTCCAGTCGCTGGAATGA